Proteins encoded within one genomic window of Phototrophicus methaneseepsis:
- a CDS encoding thioredoxin family protein, producing MIERLVIVSILIIVGYVAFALYRKATLHHAAEQAPRDPLLANVPSNSATIVYFTTPGCIPCRTQQQPALEKLKSEMGDSVYIVKVDASEDPETAKRWGVMSAPTTFILGRDGKPSAVNYGAADAATLRQQVTKSLA from the coding sequence ATGATTGAACGCCTCGTCATCGTCAGTATCTTGATTATCGTAGGTTACGTCGCCTTTGCTCTATATCGCAAGGCAACGCTTCATCACGCAGCTGAGCAAGCCCCCCGTGATCCGTTGTTGGCGAACGTACCCTCGAACAGTGCGACCATCGTTTACTTTACGACCCCAGGCTGCATACCCTGCCGTACGCAACAGCAGCCTGCCCTGGAGAAGTTAAAGTCAGAAATGGGCGATAGTGTCTATATCGTCAAGGTCGATGCCAGCGAAGACCCTGAAACCGCGAAGCGTTGGGGCGTCATGAGCGCGCCGACGACCTTCATCCTGGGGCGAGATGGTAAGCCCAGTGCAGTGAATTATGGGGCCGCTGATGCTGCAACTTTACGGCAGCAGGTGACGAAGAGCCTGGCCTGA
- a CDS encoding DUF4395 domain-containing protein produces MTTSLRRIDHTGLKVGQAITIILLLAAFVLDSWVLVALVGLAQLLGGLGLSFAPYRLIYQYIIKPSGIVKPNILNDNPEPHRFAMLVGALFNGVGTIALLAGVPVLGWVLVWIVIALANLNFWLNFCLGCWMYYQFNRLGVPGFNASPIQEQ; encoded by the coding sequence ATGACAACATCGTTAAGACGCATCGATCATACCGGCCTCAAAGTCGGGCAGGCCATAACCATCATTCTGCTGTTAGCAGCCTTCGTGTTAGATAGTTGGGTGCTCGTCGCCCTGGTTGGTCTGGCCCAGTTATTGGGCGGCCTGGGGCTATCCTTCGCGCCCTATCGTCTGATCTACCAGTACATCATCAAGCCATCTGGCATCGTCAAACCCAATATCCTCAATGACAATCCGGAACCTCATCGCTTTGCAATGCTCGTTGGTGCGCTCTTCAACGGCGTAGGCACTATCGCGCTGCTGGCTGGTGTGCCTGTGTTGGGATGGGTGCTGGTCTGGATTGTGATTGCACTGGCAAACCTCAACTTCTGGTTAAACTTCTGCCTCGGTTGCTGGATGTACTATCAGTTCAATCGCCTGGGTGTTCCTGGCTTTAACGCCAGCCCGATCCAGGAGCAGTAA
- a CDS encoding GNAT family N-acetyltransferase, which produces MYCIRRAVEADIEGIARVHVDTWRTAYTGIMPAERLANLSYERSSGQWLHSIRSGRGFIDVAEEAGEIVGFASSGAERNHVTGYDSEVYALYVLAAYQGQGIGRELVRSAAKELWDRGYQTMLIWVLEDNTSARHFYEKMGGVLIEDKLYYPLGGDTHLVEVGYGYQISELIGDKIP; this is translated from the coding sequence ATGTATTGCATCCGGCGCGCGGTCGAAGCCGATATTGAAGGCATCGCACGGGTGCATGTGGATACTTGGCGCACTGCTTACACTGGCATCATGCCCGCAGAACGGCTCGCAAACCTCAGCTATGAACGTAGTTCAGGTCAATGGTTGCACAGCATCCGTAGTGGTCGTGGCTTTATCGATGTCGCAGAAGAAGCAGGTGAAATTGTCGGCTTTGCAAGCAGCGGCGCTGAACGCAATCATGTCACAGGTTACGATAGTGAAGTTTACGCGCTGTATGTTCTAGCAGCGTATCAAGGACAAGGTATCGGGCGCGAACTGGTACGTTCCGCCGCAAAGGAGTTATGGGATCGTGGCTATCAAACGATGTTGATTTGGGTGCTTGAAGATAACACATCAGCACGCCACTTTTACGAAAAGATGGGTGGTGTTCTGATCGAGGATAAGCTGTATTACCCCCTTGGTGGTGATACGCATCTGGTAGAAGTTGGTTACGGCTACCAGATTAGCGAACTCATAGGTGACAAAATTCCTTAG
- a CDS encoding ubiquitin-like small modifier protein 1 has translation MANIKVPTPLRVYTDNEAQISVSGDTVGAALSDLVNQYPELKPHLFQDDKLRSFVNVFVEDEDIRFLDGTDTEIDDDANLRIIPSIAGGAS, from the coding sequence ATGGCAAACATCAAAGTACCAACCCCACTGCGGGTTTACACCGACAACGAAGCTCAGATTAGCGTAAGTGGGGATACCGTCGGCGCAGCACTGAGTGATCTGGTCAACCAGTATCCAGAACTGAAGCCGCACCTCTTCCAGGATGACAAGCTGCGCAGCTTTGTAAACGTCTTCGTTGAAGACGAAGACATTCGCTTCCTGGATGGGACCGATACAGAAATTGATGATGATGCCAACCTGCGCATTATCCCCAGCATTGCAGGTGGCGCGAGCTAA
- a CDS encoding Mov34/MPN/PAD-1 family protein, whose protein sequence is MDVKLSQALQQSIFQQMEANFPNEGGGFLLGSRTGDVVSIADVIGVENNFETEEQYHRYAMTPQNWAQMEDTADEQGLSIVGYYHSHPNAPAIPSEYDREHALPNFVYIITSVMAGEAVDMRVWLLQPDRSKFEPVSLSVEP, encoded by the coding sequence ATGGACGTTAAATTAAGTCAGGCTTTGCAGCAGAGCATCTTCCAGCAAATGGAGGCCAACTTCCCCAACGAAGGTGGCGGATTCTTGCTCGGCTCACGTACAGGCGATGTCGTTTCAATTGCTGATGTGATCGGCGTGGAAAATAACTTCGAGACGGAAGAACAATATCATCGCTATGCCATGACACCGCAAAACTGGGCACAGATGGAAGATACCGCCGATGAACAGGGCCTTTCTATCGTGGGCTATTACCATAGCCACCCGAACGCCCCGGCCATTCCATCAGAATATGATCGCGAACATGCGCTACCTAATTTTGTCTATATCATCACATCCGTGATGGCAGGCGAAGCTGTTGATATGCGCGTTTGGCTGTTGCAGCCAGATCGCAGCAAATTCGAGCCAGTAAGCCTGAGCGTAGAGCCATAA
- a CDS encoding citrate/2-methylcitrate synthase produces MSNKAGLEGVVVADVQTSLVNGVEGKLIYAGYSIEDLAENALFEEVFFLLHNVRLPNAEELEAIRSQIAKQASVPQEILDMMKSLPKETPGMAVIRTATSMLSAYDPDAENLTDKDVAREKAARLTGQLTTISAAWVRISKGQEPIAPREDLNLAENFVYMMSGEGPDKTASEAVNVYLVLLAEHGMNASTFASRVITATGSDMHSAVVGAIGALKGPSHGGANAEAMRMFMEIGEPENVKPWFKEHIKEGERRIMGIGHRVYKALDPRAAVMKLHAERLAESSGNTKWYKIAESLAEEALGDDYFIERKLFPNVDYYSAIVLSTLDLSIDMFTPLFAMSRIAGWTANIVDQMGGRLIRPTANYVGPMDLKWTPVEER; encoded by the coding sequence ATGTCTAACAAAGCTGGTCTTGAGGGTGTCGTTGTTGCTGACGTACAAACCAGTCTGGTTAATGGTGTAGAGGGCAAGCTCATATACGCTGGTTACAGCATTGAAGACTTGGCTGAAAATGCCCTTTTCGAAGAAGTATTTTTCTTACTACATAACGTACGTTTGCCAAATGCTGAAGAACTAGAAGCAATCCGTTCACAGATTGCTAAACAGGCGTCTGTCCCGCAAGAAATTCTGGATATGATGAAATCACTGCCGAAAGAAACCCCAGGTATGGCTGTAATTCGTACAGCAACTTCCATGCTTTCGGCCTATGATCCAGATGCTGAAAATCTGACGGATAAAGATGTTGCTCGTGAGAAGGCGGCTCGCCTGACCGGGCAACTGACTACCATCTCCGCTGCATGGGTTCGCATTTCCAAGGGGCAGGAACCTATTGCCCCGCGTGAGGACCTGAACTTGGCTGAGAACTTCGTCTATATGATGTCCGGCGAAGGGCCAGACAAGACAGCGAGCGAAGCTGTGAATGTATACCTGGTGCTGCTGGCAGAGCACGGCATGAACGCCAGCACGTTCGCCAGCCGCGTGATCACCGCGACAGGTTCAGACATGCATAGTGCTGTTGTCGGCGCTATTGGTGCCCTGAAGGGCCCGTCCCATGGTGGCGCGAATGCAGAAGCCATGCGCATGTTTATGGAAATTGGTGAGCCGGAAAATGTGAAGCCCTGGTTTAAGGAGCACATCAAAGAAGGCGAACGTCGCATCATGGGTATCGGGCACCGTGTCTACAAAGCGCTCGATCCTCGTGCAGCCGTGATGAAGCTCCACGCTGAGCGCCTTGCTGAGAGCAGCGGCAACACAAAATGGTACAAGATCGCTGAATCATTGGCAGAAGAAGCGCTCGGTGATGATTATTTCATCGAACGTAAGCTATTCCCGAATGTGGACTACTACAGCGCGATTGTGCTCTCTACATTGGACCTGAGCATCGATATGTTTACACCGCTGTTCGCCATGTCTCGTATAGCAGGTTGGACTGCGAATATCGTTGACCAGATGGGTGGCCGTTTGATCCGTCCAACAGCCAATTATGTTGGCCCGATGGATCTGAAGTGGACGCCGGTCGAAGAACGCTAA